The Yersinia intermedia genome window below encodes:
- a CDS encoding mechanosensitive ion channel family protein, translating into MQQRISQWLERLGLEFSDLMSLTMVIGLILLISVVIHLILHRVVLASLQRNTQQSKHLWQRVVTQHKLFQRMALLLQGIIINLQAVLWLQNDSQAQVIIATAAQVWIMVFGLLALFSLLDTLLALLRQNSIAHQLPLRGIFQGLKLIAAIFIGIMIVSLLMGRSPLLLLSGLGAMTAILMLVFKDPILGLVAGIQLSANNMLNVGDWLEMPKYGADGAVIDIGLTTVKVRNWDNTVTTIPTYALISDSFKNWRSMSESGGRRIKRCINIDTTSVHFLSEKEQQNLNRHPSLQRYLNEKSQELNQYNQQIALDLSSPLNGRRLTNLGTLRAYLTGYLRDHPGIHKSMTLMVRQLAPTPEGLPLEIYAFTNTTVWAEYEGIQSDIFDHIFAIASEFDLRIHQTPSSYDMRNMLTLATPSNS; encoded by the coding sequence ATGCAACAACGAATAAGTCAATGGTTGGAAAGATTGGGATTGGAATTCAGCGATTTGATGTCACTGACAATGGTTATTGGGCTTATTTTATTAATTTCTGTTGTCATCCATCTGATACTACACCGCGTGGTATTGGCATCCCTCCAACGTAACACTCAACAATCGAAACACCTCTGGCAACGGGTTGTCACCCAACACAAACTTTTTCAGCGCATGGCATTATTGCTGCAAGGGATTATCATCAATCTTCAGGCAGTTCTGTGGTTACAAAACGATAGCCAAGCGCAGGTGATTATCGCGACAGCCGCGCAAGTGTGGATCATGGTCTTCGGACTACTAGCCCTATTTTCATTGCTTGATACGTTGCTCGCACTGCTACGCCAAAATTCAATCGCTCATCAACTACCTTTGCGTGGTATTTTTCAAGGGTTAAAGCTAATCGCAGCGATATTTATCGGTATCATGATTGTTTCACTGTTGATGGGGCGATCCCCCTTATTGTTGCTAAGTGGCTTGGGTGCCATGACGGCAATACTGATGTTAGTTTTCAAAGACCCAATTCTAGGCTTGGTAGCCGGTATTCAGCTCTCAGCCAATAATATGCTAAATGTAGGCGACTGGTTGGAAATGCCAAAATACGGTGCGGACGGTGCCGTGATAGACATTGGTTTGACCACAGTAAAAGTCAGAAACTGGGACAATACCGTCACTACTATTCCAACTTACGCACTGATTTCCGACTCTTTCAAAAACTGGCGCTCGATGTCTGAATCCGGCGGGAGGCGTATCAAACGCTGCATAAATATTGATACCACCAGCGTGCATTTTCTCTCAGAGAAAGAACAACAAAACCTTAATCGCCATCCATCGTTACAACGTTACCTTAACGAAAAATCTCAGGAACTGAATCAGTATAATCAGCAAATTGCTCTCGATCTGAGTTCGCCGCTAAATGGCCGACGTCTAACTAATCTTGGTACGCTACGCGCTTATTTAACAGGATATTTACGCGATCATCCTGGTATTCATAAATCAATGACGCTAATGGTGCGCCAACTGGCCCCCACTCCAGAGGGCCTGCCCTTGGAGATTTACGCATTTACCAATACGACTGTCTGGGCAGAATATGAAGGTATTCAGTCAGATATTTTTGATCATATCTTTGCCATCGCAAGTGAGTTTGATCTGCGTATCCACCAAACGCCAAGTAGCTACGATATGCGTAATATGCTAACACTCGCAACTCCCTCAAATAGTTAG